GTCCTTAGAACATAGAAAAAAGGTATTATCTGCTGTTATTATCTGTATAGTATTCAGTATTGCTCTTATACCAATGGGAATATTAAAATCTGAGTTTATACCTACAGCTGATCAAGGTAGTTTTACTATTGACCTTGCCCTTACGCCAGGTTCTACCTTAAAGCAAACGGATGAAAAAATTACTCAGGTTGAAAAATATTTAAAGAATATGAAAGAAGTAAAAAGCTACTTTACGATGGTTGGCTCAAATGGACAAGGAAGTTCAGATAAGGCTACAGGTGAAATTATGGTTAACTTAGTTCCTAAAAATGAACGTAAAAAAAGCCAAACCAAGTTAGCAGCACAAGTTCGTGACTTTGGTAAAACCATGACTGGAGTAGATTTCACTGTAACAGAATCACAATCTGGTGGTGGAAGCAGTAAGCCTGTTTCTATCAGCATAAAAGGAGATGATCAGAGTACCTTAGAGGATTTATCAAAGCAAGTTGAAAAAATAGTAAAAGCAGTGCCTGGAGTTATTGATGTAAGTAATTCTTCTAATATAAAAAGCAGTGAACTAAGAGTAAATATAGATAGTTTAGCTGCTGCACAATATGGAGTTTCATCAGCTGATATAGGAAGTACTGTAAGAACTGCTTTGGCAGGTACTAAAGCAGGAGTATATAGAGTGAATAATACAGAAAATGATATAACAATTAAATTTATGAATGGTCAGGTAAAAAATGCTGAAGATATTAAATCTATAAAAATTACAAATGTATCTGGGCAACAAATACCATTAGGTGAAGTTGCTTCAATTGTAAAAGCAGATAGTGAACCATCAATATCTAGAGAAGATAAACAGGATGTTGTTACTATAGGTGCAAATCTTCAAGGTAGAGTTCTTGGAGAAGTAACAAAGGATATAAAAGCTAAATTAAAATCGCTATCTATACCTGAAGGTTACAGTATAAGCTATGGAGGAACTCAAAAGAATATGGCAGATTCCTTTAGTTCTCTTGGATTAGCCTTAGGTGCTTCATTGTGTCTTGTTTATATGATACTAGTCATACTTTATGAGTCTTTCTTAACACCAGCTATAAGAATGGTATCTCTTCCTTGTGCTATAATAGGTGCTTTTGGTTTGCTGGCGTTGACAGGACAGACTTTAAACCTGATGTCAATGATTGGTCTTATAATGCTTGAAGGTTTATCATCTAAAAATGGTACCTTATTAATAGATTACACAAATACATTAATGAAAAAAGGAATGAACTTAAAGGATGCACTTATTGAATCTGGTGTTACCAGGTTAAGGCCTATAATAATGACAAGTTCAACAATGATAGTTTCAATGCTTCCTGTAGCTTTATCCATGGGTGAAGGAAGTGAAATGAAACAAAGTATGGCTATAGTAATTATAGGCGGTATGATAGCATCAACTATACTTTCTCCAATAGTAATACCAGTAGTTTATACATTAATGAATGACTTAACTAAAGTTGTATTTAAGAAAAAGAAAAGTCATAAGGAGGCTGTGAAGTATGAAGTTTAATATTAATGGTTTAAATAAAAAGAAGTTAATAGTTGGTGTAGCATTAATACTTGTTGTTATTGGGTGTGTTTCTATTTTTGGAAAAAACAAAAAATCAGAAGGAAAGCAGGATGTTAAAAATGTAAAAGTAGAAAAAGTAGCTGTTGGTTCAATATCTACTGAGTTAGAATATGCAAGTAAATTAAATCCTACCCAAGAAATAACAGTTTTACCTAAAACCGGAGGAAAAGTGGCTAGTGTAAATGTAGATATAGGAGACAAAGTTACAGTGGGACAAGTATTGTTTACACTAGATGCAGCACAGCTTCAAGCACAACTTCAATCACAGCAAGCAGCCTTAGCAGCTTCAAATGCTAATTTGGCAAGAACAAGTGATTCTGGACTTCAACAGCAAATAACAAGTGCTGAACAATCAGTTGAAAAATCACAAATATCTTATAATGATGCTGCAAGCAACTACGAAAAAATGCAAAAATTATATGCTTCCGGTGCTATAGCTAAACAGGATTTGGATAATGCAAAAGTTAGATATGATAATTCTTCTGTAGATTTAAAGGCTGCTCAAGATAATTTAAATCTTATAGTTCAAAAATCAGGACCGCAATCCACACAAGCAGCAGCAGCTCAAGTAGCACAAGCCCAAGCAGGTGTAAATGCTGCTCAAATTCAATTAAATGATGCCTCAATTACTTCACCTATTAATGGAGTAGTATCGGTTAAAGATGTTAAGGTAGGTCAAATTGCAGGTGGTCAATCTGGATCGGTTACCATAATAGACAGCAGCAGCTTTACTGCAGAAATAAGCATACCAGACAAGGTAGTTAGAAAAATTCAAGTTGGACAATCTGTACAGGTAAGTGTAAGTGCATTGGACAATAAAAAAGTAACAGGAGTAATAGACAAAATTAGTCCTAATTCTAGTTCTAAAGATAATTCTTATACTGTAAAAGTAAAAATTAGTAATTCAACAGGAGGACTTAAAACAGGTATGTTTGCAAAAGTATCATTACCATCTGAAAAGAAAGATAATATACTAACAGTCCCTAATGAAGCACTTAAAATTGAAAACAATGTAAACTACCTTTATATAGCTGAAAATGGAAAGGTTAAAAAATTATCTGTGGATGTTGGTATTTCTGATGAAAAAGTTACAGAAGTAATTGGGAATATAAAACCAGGAGCAAATGTAATTGTAGAAGGACAAAATTTATTAAGTAATGGGGATAAGGTTAATATAGCTAAATAAGTACTTTAACTATAATAATATAGATTCCAACGGTGGAACGTCGACTAATCCCACTTAATATATTATCAAGCTTCAGTATTTAAAAAATATTGTATATTTTTAGTTGATAGTGGAGATTTGAGTTCTTAACAAAATAAGTTGATTCTGCAATTATAAGGGGGAAAACATATGTGCAATAATCCTGTGGATGCATTAGCTGAAGATTTAATCACCTTTTTTCCAATGATGTTAAAAAAAGTTATAAGGCTTGATACAGTATATATTAAAAATCTTCCAAATACAGAACCCATTAAAATTCTTCCATTAAATCAATTAATGGTGTTAGGAATTCTTCATGAGGAAGGAGATTTACCAATTTCAAAACTATGTAAAAAGTTAACTATTTCTAGTCCACAAATGACAATTATTATAGATAAATTAGTTGATTTAAATTTGGTTTATAGGGTTCATAATGAACAAGATAGGAGAACAATCAATATTAATATTACTGGAAAAGGTAAAGAATATAGTTTAGAAATATTAGAAATAGTCAAGGAAAACTTAAAGAATAAACTTATAAATTTATCATCAGAAGATTTATTAATATTACTAAATTCAATAGAAGTTACTAAAAGAATATTTAAGAAAATGGAATAAAAAAACAGATGAAAGCGAGTCAAATGTGAGCTTTCATCTGTTTTCTATGTATAGGAATTAATATTCACTTTTGTTTACATCTATATTTAATTTACCTAATTTTTCATAAATAGAGGCTAAAGATTCCAATTCATAAGGTTCTAGATAGGAAAGATAGCTTTTTAATACTCTGAGACATTTTCCTTCAAATCTATTTAGTAGCTTTTTTCCTTCATCTGTTATAGAAACTAGTACAGCTCTTCTATCCTTTTCACCATGTCTTCGACAGACTAATCCATTATTAGTCAATCTATCGATCATTGTTGTTATGGCACTTGGCTTAACTCCCATTATTTCAGCTAAATCTGTAACTTTGAATGATTCTTTTTTTGATAATAAATTCAACATATTAAACTGTGTTTCAGTTATTCCAAATTCGGTTAAATCTCTAAGGTTATCAGCAATTTTTATACTGGTATTCCATAATGCAACTTGTGCACGAGAAACATAATCTTCTTTACTTTTCATAAGTGTTTTCCCCCTTGAACATCTATCTTGAATGATATAATGAAACAAATGAAAAGTCAAGAAATTACAATGATAGTATAACTTGCAGTTAAAAAATATTATTACTAAAAGTTCTTTTTTTATCAATAACAATGAGCAATATTTTTTATATTTAAAAATAAATTATACTTATAACCAACTTTATATAAGTTTTAATTTATGAAAAATAAAATGAAAAATGCAACTTACCAAGTGTAAAATGCAACTTAGGTGGAAAATAATTGTTATAAGCAAATTCTTATGATATCCTTTGATTTAAAGGAGGCAATCTATGAAAATAAAAATAATTGAGAACCCTTCAATACAAGAAGTTGAAATTCATATTTTGTGTAAAGAAAATAATGAATATATAAAAAAGTTAACTGAATGTCTTACTGAAAAACAAATTACTATAACTGGGAGAATAGAAAATGAATATGTAAAAATTTCCTCAAGAGATATTTATTATTTTGAATGTGTAGATAATAGAACTTATATTTATTGTGAAAAAAATGTGTATCAAAGCAATATGAAATTATATGAATTGGAGGAAAAGCTTAGAGGAACAAGATTTTCTCGTATAAATAAATCTTGCATTATGAATATTAAAAAATTAGAAAAAGTGAAGGGTCAAATTAATGGGAGATTATTGGCTACTTTATATAATGGAGAAAAACTTATTATAAATAGAAGTTATGTGGCTGATGTAAAGAGAAAATTAAAAATATAAGTATATTTAAAGTGGAGGAAGAAATTATGAAGAAAATCAATCAGTATTTTTATGCAGGATGTATTGCATATACAGTGGCATCTACCATATTAATAGTTATGTGTCTTATAAATAATAAAGAGGACTTTCAAGTAAAATCCTACGCTAGCATGCTTATAATGATTATATTGATACAAATAATTCTTTACTTTATGGAAAATTTGCAAGTTAAATCACAGTTTGTACATATGAGTCTTGAATTATTTATGATTATAATTATAACTTTTACTTTGGGAATCCCTACAAAATTAATTAGAATTGAGTCCATATATGATGTCATTGAAATTATTACGATACTTATATTAACTTATGGAATAACTATATTAAGCTTATATTTGAACAGCAGAAATGATGCAAATTACATAAATAGAATACTTAAAGAACGTCGTTAAATAATTTAATGAAGTGGATAGATCTGTAATTCAAAATATTAAGTAATAAAGTTAATAATTAATTAAATAAAAGGAGTGAATGTTAGTGTATTTATTTGGAAATTCTTATTTTGAAACACTTATTCTCAAAAATACTTTTCAAATTATATTTTTATTTTTTATTATTTCCGAAATGCTAATGTGGATTTTTATTAAATGGAGCAATAAAAAAAATGTAGGAAATAAGAAAAATAATGATAGAGGTTCTTATGGTTTTATTATTATTGGTTTTTGTTCTATAATATTTTTAAATCCTATTTGCAGAAAAATTTTTTCTAATACAATTCCTATATTATTTTTTTGGATAGGCAGTATATTTATGATAACAGGAGTTTTTCTACGAGCATATTCTATATACACACTTCGTAAATTTTTTACATTATCTGTACAAGTAAATTCAAAGCAGAAAATAATTCAGACTGGACCTTATAAATATCTTCGCCATCCTGCATATAGTGGTAGTATATTGTCTTTGGTAGGTACTGCATTGTGTTTTAGAAGTTTAGTTGGTATAATAGCTTCACTTGTTGTTATTATTATGGTTTATGGGTACAGGATTATGGTTGAAGAAAAAACTTTAGAGGATAGTTTTGGAATGATTTATAAGGAATATGAAAAAAATACTAACAGAATTATTCCTTTTATATGGTAAACTATTTAGAGATTTTACAACTTGGTGACAAATGAAGGATGGTTTTTACATATCTCTAATATATACTTTATATTGTAGTAAAGGT
The genomic region above belongs to Clostridium sp. AWRP and contains:
- a CDS encoding MarR family transcriptional regulator; this translates as MKSKEDYVSRAQVALWNTSIKIADNLRDLTEFGITETQFNMLNLLSKKESFKVTDLAEIMGVKPSAITTMIDRLTNNGLVCRRHGEKDRRAVLVSITDEGKKLLNRFEGKCLRVLKSYLSYLEPYELESLASIYEKLGKLNIDVNKSEY
- a CDS encoding isoprenylcysteine carboxylmethyltransferase family protein, whose product is MWIFIKWSNKKNVGNKKNNDRGSYGFIIIGFCSIIFLNPICRKIFSNTIPILFFWIGSIFMITGVFLRAYSIYTLRKFFTLSVQVNSKQKIIQTGPYKYLRHPAYSGSILSLVGTALCFRSLVGIIASLVVIIMVYGYRIMVEEKTLEDSFGMIYKEYEKNTNRIIPFIW
- a CDS encoding MarR family transcriptional regulator, giving the protein MCNNPVDALAEDLITFFPMMLKKVIRLDTVYIKNLPNTEPIKILPLNQLMVLGILHEEGDLPISKLCKKLTISSPQMTIIIDKLVDLNLVYRVHNEQDRRTININITGKGKEYSLEILEIVKENLKNKLINLSSEDLLILLNSIEVTKRIFKKME
- a CDS encoding LytTR family DNA-binding domain-containing protein — its product is MKIKIIENPSIQEVEIHILCKENNEYIKKLTECLTEKQITITGRIENEYVKISSRDIYYFECVDNRTYIYCEKNVYQSNMKLYELEEKLRGTRFSRINKSCIMNIKKLEKVKGQINGRLLATLYNGEKLIINRSYVADVKRKLKI
- a CDS encoding efflux RND transporter periplasmic adaptor subunit; this translates as MKFNINGLNKKKLIVGVALILVVIGCVSIFGKNKKSEGKQDVKNVKVEKVAVGSISTELEYASKLNPTQEITVLPKTGGKVASVNVDIGDKVTVGQVLFTLDAAQLQAQLQSQQAALAASNANLARTSDSGLQQQITSAEQSVEKSQISYNDAASNYEKMQKLYASGAIAKQDLDNAKVRYDNSSVDLKAAQDNLNLIVQKSGPQSTQAAAAQVAQAQAGVNAAQIQLNDASITSPINGVVSVKDVKVGQIAGGQSGSVTIIDSSSFTAEISIPDKVVRKIQVGQSVQVSVSALDNKKVTGVIDKISPNSSSKDNSYTVKVKISNSTGGLKTGMFAKVSLPSEKKDNILTVPNEALKIENNVNYLYIAENGKVKKLSVDVGISDEKVTEVIGNIKPGANVIVEGQNLLSNGDKVNIAK